The proteins below are encoded in one region of Pseudoduganella armeniaca:
- a CDS encoding 2-hydroxychromene-2-carboxylate isomerase: METVHFYFDPVSPFVWLATKQVARIEATGVHLAIEPVLFAGMLKAHGIKGPAEVPAKRELMFRDVMRLADAQGLEFRGPPGHPFNPLLALRMLTSVPSATSRKRFAFALAQATWEKGLDISDAGVLRQVAKDCDLNGEALQVAATTPETKQQLIAATDAAIARGVFGVPTFAYQSELFWGTDRIDALLRRIGGHRIDEARLKEFLARPALAQRNV; encoded by the coding sequence ATGGAAACGGTCCACTTCTATTTCGACCCGGTCAGCCCGTTCGTCTGGCTGGCCACGAAGCAGGTTGCCCGTATCGAAGCGACGGGCGTGCACTTGGCGATCGAGCCCGTGCTGTTCGCGGGCATGCTGAAGGCGCATGGCATCAAGGGACCGGCGGAGGTGCCGGCCAAGCGCGAACTGATGTTTCGCGACGTGATGCGCCTGGCCGATGCGCAAGGCCTGGAGTTTCGCGGTCCGCCCGGCCATCCGTTCAACCCGCTGCTGGCGCTGAGGATGCTGACCAGCGTGCCGTCCGCGACCAGCCGCAAGCGCTTCGCGTTCGCGCTGGCCCAGGCCACATGGGAAAAAGGACTGGACATCTCGGACGCGGGCGTGCTGCGCCAGGTGGCGAAGGACTGCGACCTGAACGGCGAGGCGCTGCAGGTCGCCGCGACCACGCCGGAGACCAAGCAGCAGCTGATCGCCGCCACGGATGCGGCGATTGCCCGTGGCGTGTTCGGCGTGCCGACGTTCGCCTACCAGAGCGAGCTGTTCTGGGGCACCGACCGCATCGACGCGTTGCTGCGCCGGATCGGCGGGCACCGCATCGACGAGGCCAGGCTGAAGGAGTTCCTGGCGCGGCCGGCGCTGGCCCAGCGCAACGTCTGA
- the gloB gene encoding hydroxyacylglutathione hydrolase, producing the protein MTTPLHVLAVPAFNDNYLWLIHDGRHAAVVDPGDAGPVLAALERHGLSLHAILLTHHHADHIGGVPQLLQHYAVPVFGPCGDGIAAVTEPLAEGDTIQVPGLELMLTVLDVPGHTKGHIAYVHQGATPMLFCGDTLFAGGCGRIFEGTPEQMAASLDKLAALPPGTRVYCAHEYTLSNLRFAAAVEPDNVALYERIDAETAKRERGEPTVPSTIGLERATNPFLRYRERAIARTLAQAGKVALDAPPLAVFTALRQWKNTF; encoded by the coding sequence ATGACGACACCCCTGCACGTCCTGGCCGTTCCGGCATTCAACGACAATTATCTGTGGCTCATTCATGATGGCCGTCACGCGGCCGTTGTCGACCCGGGCGATGCCGGTCCGGTGCTGGCCGCGCTCGAACGCCACGGCCTGTCCCTGCATGCCATTCTACTCACCCACCACCATGCTGACCACATCGGCGGCGTGCCGCAATTATTGCAGCATTACGCCGTGCCCGTGTTCGGCCCCTGCGGGGACGGCATCGCCGCCGTCACCGAGCCGCTGGCCGAAGGCGATACCATCCAGGTGCCGGGGCTGGAACTGATGCTGACGGTGCTGGACGTGCCCGGCCATACGAAGGGCCATATCGCTTACGTGCACCAGGGCGCCACGCCGATGCTGTTCTGTGGCGATACCTTGTTTGCCGGCGGCTGCGGCCGCATCTTCGAGGGCACGCCGGAACAGATGGCGGCCTCGCTGGACAAGCTGGCCGCGCTGCCGCCCGGCACGCGGGTGTACTGCGCACACGAATACACGCTGTCGAACCTGCGCTTCGCGGCCGCGGTCGAACCGGACAATGTGGCACTGTACGAACGCATCGATGCCGAGACAGCCAAGCGCGAGCGCGGCGAACCTACCGTGCCCAGCACGATCGGCCTGGAGCGCGCGACCAATCCGTTCCTGCGCTACCGCGAACGCGCCATCGCGCGCACGCTGGCGCAGGCCGGCAAGGTAGCGCTTGACGCACCGCCGCTGGCCGTGTTTACCGCGCTGCGGCAATGGAAAAATACTTTCTGA
- a CDS encoding class I SAM-dependent methyltransferase yields the protein MDSATSEKSIIALDSWLQTPAGAYVRAWEQQLLDELTADIFGFNALQIGTPQIDALAASRMPHKWLAETRTQGGLAPAGRAVALTLESSELPFASQSLDLVVLPHVLEFAAEPHQVLREVERVLIPEGQLIICGFNPASLWGLRQVTARVTGAHYLPEAGEFISMPRIKDWLKLLNMGVSHSHFGCYAPACRTEPWLTRYAFMDRAGTRWWPYFGAVYLVQAIKRVKGMRLIGPAWSKKSAKAPVAVPAANKHRQADEQETIASQ from the coding sequence ATGGATAGCGCAACATCCGAAAAATCCATTATAGCGCTGGACAGCTGGCTGCAAACGCCGGCTGGCGCGTACGTGCGCGCCTGGGAACAGCAGCTGCTGGACGAGCTGACGGCCGACATCTTCGGCTTCAACGCGCTGCAGATCGGCACGCCCCAGATCGACGCGCTGGCGGCCAGCCGCATGCCGCACAAGTGGCTGGCCGAGACGCGCACGCAAGGCGGCCTGGCCCCGGCCGGCCGCGCCGTCGCGCTGACCTTGGAATCGAGCGAGCTGCCGTTCGCGTCGCAGAGCCTGGACCTGGTGGTGCTGCCGCACGTGCTGGAATTCGCCGCCGAGCCGCACCAGGTGCTGCGCGAGGTCGAGCGCGTGCTGATTCCTGAAGGCCAGCTGATCATCTGCGGCTTCAATCCGGCCAGCCTGTGGGGCCTGCGCCAGGTGACGGCACGCGTCACCGGCGCGCACTACCTGCCGGAGGCCGGGGAATTCATTTCTATGCCGCGCATCAAAGACTGGTTAAAATTGCTGAACATGGGCGTCAGCCACAGCCATTTCGGCTGTTACGCGCCCGCCTGCCGCACGGAGCCCTGGCTCACCCGCTACGCCTTCATGGACCGCGCGGGCACGCGCTGGTGGCCTTACTTCGGTGCCGTCTACCTCGTCCAGGCCATCAAGCGGGTCAAGGGCATGCGCCTGATCGGCCCGGCGTGGAGCAAGAAGTCCGCCAAGGCACCGGTCGCGGTACCGGCCGCCAACAAGCACCGCCAGGCCGACGAGCAGGAAACCATAGCGTCGCAATAA
- the rnhA gene encoding ribonuclease HI, translated as MDKVEIFTDGACKGNPGTGGWGALMVAGAAEKELFGGELNTTNNRMELKAVIESLNALKRPCEVVLHTDSQYVQKGISEWIHGWKARGWRTSTKEPVKNADLWQALDTAQAVHKVDWRWVRGHNGHPGNERADMLANRGVETVRRK; from the coding sequence GTGGACAAGGTGGAGATTTTTACGGATGGGGCCTGCAAGGGCAACCCGGGCACGGGCGGCTGGGGCGCGCTGATGGTGGCGGGTGCGGCGGAAAAGGAGCTGTTCGGCGGCGAGCTGAACACGACCAACAACCGCATGGAGCTGAAGGCGGTGATCGAATCGCTGAACGCGCTGAAGCGTCCCTGCGAAGTGGTGTTGCATACCGACAGCCAGTACGTGCAGAAGGGCATCAGCGAATGGATCCACGGCTGGAAGGCGCGCGGCTGGCGCACGTCCACCAAGGAGCCAGTCAAGAACGCCGACCTGTGGCAGGCACTGGACACGGCCCAGGCCGTGCACAAGGTCGACTGGCGCTGGGTGCGCGGCCACAACGGCCATCCCGGCAACGAGCGGGCCGACATGCTGGCCAACCGCGGCGTCGAAACGGTCCGGCGCAAGTAA
- the dnaQ gene encoding DNA polymerase III subunit epsilon: MRQIVLDTETTGINPKLGNRVIEIGCVELVDRKLTGNNFHRYINPERDSEEGALAVHGLTTEFLSDKPRFHEIVEELREYIRGAEVIIHNAPFDLGFLNHEFRLLNLPPFDEHIGGVIDTLVQAKELRPGKRNSLDALCDFYGISNAHRKLHGALLDAELLADVYLSMTRGQNSLGMDIEEETSSGAIQLEQVALAEILVVRASSDETAAHEELLNGLDKAVKGTCIWRTPVA, from the coding sequence ATGCGTCAGATCGTCCTCGATACGGAAACCACCGGTATCAATCCCAAGCTGGGCAACCGCGTCATTGAAATCGGCTGCGTCGAGCTGGTCGACCGCAAGCTGACGGGCAATAACTTCCACCGTTACATCAACCCGGAACGTGATTCGGAAGAGGGCGCGCTGGCGGTGCACGGCCTGACGACCGAGTTCCTCAGCGACAAACCGCGCTTCCACGAGATCGTGGAAGAGCTGCGCGAATACATTCGGGGCGCCGAGGTCATCATCCACAACGCGCCGTTCGACCTGGGCTTCCTGAACCACGAGTTCCGCCTGCTGAACCTGCCGCCGTTCGACGAGCACATCGGCGGTGTCATCGACACGCTGGTGCAAGCGAAAGAGCTGCGTCCCGGCAAGCGCAACTCGCTGGACGCGCTGTGCGATTTCTATGGCATCTCGAACGCACACCGCAAGCTACACGGCGCCTTGCTGGATGCGGAGCTGCTGGCCGACGTCTACCTGTCGATGACGCGCGGCCAGAACAGCCTCGGCATGGACATCGAGGAAGAGACGTCCTCGGGCGCGATCCAGCTGGAGCAGGTGGCCCTGGCCGAGATCCTCGTCGTGCGTGCATCGAGCGACGAGACGGCCGCGCACGAGGAATTGTTGAACGGCCTGGACAAGGCTGTGAAGGGAACTTGCATCTGGCGCACGCCGGTTGCCTGA
- a CDS encoding antibiotic biosynthesis monooxygenase family protein, translating into MIVEYIRYSLPASLPEPFLADYSRAAHVLDKSDHCRGYQMCRCVDEPNVFVLRIEWDSVAGHMEGFRKSPGFRDFLEAIRRYIPHILEMRHYEVTEVRSRR; encoded by the coding sequence ATGATCGTCGAATATATCCGCTACAGCCTGCCTGCATCGCTGCCCGAACCGTTCCTTGCTGACTACAGCCGCGCGGCGCACGTGCTGGACAAGTCCGACCATTGCCGAGGTTATCAAATGTGCCGTTGCGTGGACGAACCCAACGTGTTCGTATTGCGCATCGAATGGGACAGCGTGGCCGGTCACATGGAAGGTTTTCGCAAGAGCCCTGGCTTTCGTGATTTTCTGGAGGCGATCCGCCGCTATATTCCCCATATCCTGGAGATGCGCCATTACGAAGTGACCGAAGTGCGGTCGCGGCGCTGA
- a CDS encoding winged helix-turn-helix transcriptional regulator: MPDARNYFCSIEVALDCISGKWKPAIVYRLKGGALRFTELHRQVPQASRKVLTEQLRQLEADGLVVRIALDDEVPRGVCYDLTAVAQGLLPALRLLHDWGIAHAQRQHLHLRLLDERADNEDAP; the protein is encoded by the coding sequence ATGCCAGACGCCCGTAACTACTTCTGCAGCATCGAGGTCGCGCTCGACTGCATCAGCGGCAAATGGAAGCCGGCGATCGTCTACCGGCTCAAGGGTGGCGCCCTGCGTTTCACGGAACTGCACCGCCAGGTGCCGCAAGCATCGCGCAAGGTGTTGACGGAGCAGTTGCGGCAGCTAGAGGCCGACGGCCTGGTCGTACGGATTGCGCTCGATGACGAAGTGCCGCGCGGCGTTTGCTACGACCTGACGGCGGTGGCACAAGGCCTGCTGCCGGCCCTGCGGCTGCTGCACGACTGGGGCATCGCCCACGCGCAACGCCAGCACCTTCACCTGCGCCTGCTCGACGAGCGGGCCGACAACGAGGACGCGCCATGA
- a CDS encoding alpha/beta hydrolase: MHFLSNPKRRRVLASGAWSLAGLACSPASAASDWQSAALPLARQRDIVSTVNGLRYRLFVGIPEGAAPAAGHPVLYALDGNATFPSLALMARSIAARTRVTGQVAPVVVGIGYVTERDYDQARTRDYTPAGGQDAGPNEGGADRFLDVIEQDIKPLVRALAQVDPARQALFGHSYGGLCALHALFTRPAAFSTYIAASPSIWYGGRIVLASAGALRQRVRALPSKPSLLLTAGELERPPAAPGGAGSTNPAAAQRRMVEEASELAERLQATPDVLARVRFQLLAGENHGSALFPAMARGLEFFLA; this comes from the coding sequence ATGCATTTCTTGTCGAACCCCAAGCGGCGCCGCGTGCTGGCCAGCGGCGCATGGTCGCTCGCGGGCCTCGCGTGCTCGCCAGCGAGCGCCGCCAGCGACTGGCAAAGCGCGGCATTGCCGCTGGCGCGCCAGCGCGACATCGTCTCGACGGTCAACGGTCTGCGCTATCGTCTGTTCGTCGGCATACCCGAAGGGGCGGCGCCCGCGGCCGGCCACCCCGTGCTGTACGCACTGGACGGCAACGCGACGTTTCCCAGCCTTGCGCTGATGGCGCGCTCGATCGCCGCCCGCACGCGCGTGACCGGCCAAGTGGCGCCGGTGGTGGTCGGCATCGGCTATGTGACGGAACGCGACTACGACCAGGCCCGGACGCGCGACTATACGCCGGCTGGCGGCCAGGACGCCGGTCCGAACGAGGGCGGGGCCGACCGCTTCCTCGACGTCATCGAACAGGATATCAAACCGCTGGTGCGGGCGCTGGCGCAGGTCGATCCGGCACGGCAGGCCTTGTTCGGTCATTCGTACGGCGGTTTGTGCGCGCTGCACGCGCTGTTCACGCGGCCGGCGGCATTTTCGACCTATATCGCCGCCAGCCCGTCGATCTGGTATGGCGGCCGGATCGTCCTGGCCAGCGCCGGGGCGCTGCGCCAGCGCGTGCGGGCATTGCCGTCGAAGCCCTCCTTGTTACTGACGGCTGGTGAACTGGAACGCCCGCCGGCCGCACCGGGCGGCGCCGGCAGCACCAATCCGGCTGCGGCGCAGCGGCGCATGGTGGAGGAGGCCAGCGAACTGGCCGAGCGCCTGCAGGCAACGCCGGACGTGCTGGCGCGCGTGCGCTTCCAGCTGCTGGCCGGCGAAAACCACGGCTCTGCGCTGTTTCCCGCGATGGCGCGTGGACTGGAGTTTTTCCTGGCTTGA
- a CDS encoding LysR family transcriptional regulator, whose amino-acid sequence MILQFQHEGPDGLPEPVRAFARVVEIGSFARAADTLALPRNTLTKLVQHLRIKLLNRSRRRVEVATDGQALGLLRAHGAPAGGMGMATPSIGSAGAGALNSRDVEDIVGAFRPNVLVGLPHQVRRIGYRDVHPAVE is encoded by the coding sequence GTGATACTGCAGTTTCAGCACGAGGGGCCCGATGGATTACCTGAACCGGTGCGGGCCTTCGCCCGCGTCGTCGAGATCGGCAGCTTTGCTCGCGCCGCCGATACGCTTGCGCTGCCACGCAATACGCTGACGAAGCTGGTGCAGCACCTGCGCATCAAGTTGCTGAACCGGAGCAGGCGGCGGGTCGAGGTGGCTACCGACGGCCAGGCCTTAGGCCTATTACGCGCGCATGGCGCGCCCGCTGGCGGGATGGGGATGGCGACGCCGTCGATTGGATCAGCTGGAGCTGGGGCTTTAAATTCCCGTGATGTGGAGGATATAGTTGGTGCCTTCCGACCGAATGTACTCGTAGGCCTTCCCCACCAGGTCCGGCGCATCGGCTACCGTGACGTTCACCCTGCGGTTGAATAG
- a CDS encoding zinc-binding dehydrogenase yields the protein MNHQITIAETGTPAVMQLTAVADIGQPGPGQVRLRHEAIGVNFVDTLLRSGAFPARLPLAMGVEGAGVVVAVGEGVTSVCVGESVAYFFSFGAYADERLIDARLLVRLPNDVSAATAAATFTKGLTAWMMLFGAHRVQPGETVLVQGAAGGVGSIVARWAKALGATVIATAGAPSKVDLVASWGIDHALSSNDPQLADKALALTGGRGVDVVYELVGQATFAHSVRALRAGGHLVHVGNASGTPAVDQADLAARGIRYVQPSTGQYVGEREELERASAALFAALRDGVFGAEQPRRYPLRAAAQAHEDIAARRLTGAAILVP from the coding sequence ATGAACCACCAGATCACGATCGCCGAGACCGGCACCCCTGCCGTGATGCAGCTCACCGCCGTCGCCGACATCGGCCAGCCGGGCCCTGGCCAGGTGCGCCTGCGCCACGAGGCCATCGGCGTCAACTTCGTCGACACATTGCTGCGCTCCGGCGCATTCCCGGCGCGACTGCCGCTGGCGATGGGCGTCGAGGGCGCCGGTGTCGTCGTCGCCGTGGGGGAGGGCGTCACCAGTGTGTGCGTGGGGGAAAGCGTCGCCTACTTCTTTTCGTTTGGGGCGTATGCGGACGAACGGCTGATCGATGCGCGCCTGCTGGTGCGCCTGCCGAATGACGTCAGCGCCGCGACGGCCGCCGCCACGTTCACGAAAGGACTGACGGCCTGGATGATGCTGTTCGGCGCTCATCGGGTGCAGCCGGGCGAGACGGTCCTGGTACAGGGCGCGGCCGGCGGTGTCGGTTCGATCGTGGCGCGCTGGGCCAAGGCCTTGGGCGCCACCGTGATCGCCACGGCCGGCGCGCCGTCGAAGGTGGATCTGGTCGCGTCGTGGGGGATCGACCACGCGCTGTCGTCAAACGATCCGCAACTTGCGGACAAGGCGCTGGCGCTGACGGGCGGGCGCGGCGTCGACGTCGTCTACGAACTGGTCGGCCAGGCGACCTTCGCCCACTCCGTGCGCGCGCTGCGCGCCGGCGGCCACCTGGTCCACGTCGGCAATGCTTCCGGCACGCCCGCCGTGGACCAGGCCGACCTGGCCGCGCGCGGCATCCGCTACGTGCAGCCCAGCACGGGTCAGTATGTGGGGGAGCGCGAGGAACTGGAACGGGCCAGCGCGGCATTGTTCGCCGCGCTGCGGGACGGGGTCTTCGGTGCCGAGCAGCCGCGCCGCTACCCGCTGCGCGCGGCCGCGCAGGCGCACGAGGACATCGCCGCGCGCCGCCTGACCGGTGCCGCCATCCTGGTGCCGTAG
- a CDS encoding sigma-54-dependent transcriptional regulator codes for MDDIEVLLVEDDPAVREGSAQALDLMGFTVRDFDSAEPVRDLLRPHCPCVLVSDVRLPGISGLELLAAARAVDPDLPVILVTGHGDIAMAVQAMHDGAYDFIEKPYSSEQLADVVRRALDKRRLQLEVHALRQRLAHSQGIDAALLGNTPPMRELRRLILDVASQPADVLIYGETGTGKELVARCLHEYSERARHHYVAVNCGAIPETIFESELFGHEAGAFTGAAKRQVGKIEHASEGTLFLDEIESLPLAMQVKLLRVLQERYVERLGSLQPVAVDVRVIAASKVDLRELVDQGQFRADLYYRLNLIVLHIPPLRERREDIPLLFEHFMLDAARRYRRDVPVLAPAHLQALQRHDWPGNVRELRNAADRYVLGLPSALPGVASASAATASSSASLADQVSAFERSVIDAALREAGGNVANACAALGLPKQTLYHKMQKHGLAAEDYR; via the coding sequence ATGGATGACATAGAAGTACTGCTGGTCGAGGACGACCCGGCCGTGCGCGAAGGCAGTGCCCAGGCGCTCGACCTGATGGGTTTCACGGTGCGCGATTTCGACAGCGCGGAGCCGGTGCGCGACCTGCTGCGCCCGCATTGCCCTTGCGTGCTGGTCAGCGACGTGCGCCTGCCTGGCATCAGCGGCCTGGAATTGTTGGCGGCGGCGCGCGCCGTCGATCCCGACCTGCCGGTGATCCTGGTGACGGGGCACGGCGACATCGCCATGGCGGTGCAGGCCATGCACGACGGCGCCTACGACTTCATCGAGAAGCCCTACTCGTCCGAGCAACTGGCCGACGTGGTGCGGCGCGCGCTCGACAAGCGCCGCCTGCAGCTGGAAGTGCACGCGCTGCGCCAGCGCCTGGCGCACAGCCAGGGCATCGACGCCGCCCTGCTGGGCAACACGCCCCCGATGCGCGAACTGCGCCGCCTGATCCTGGACGTGGCCAGCCAGCCGGCCGACGTGCTGATCTACGGCGAGACCGGCACTGGCAAGGAGCTGGTGGCGCGCTGCCTGCACGAGTACAGCGAGCGGGCGCGGCACCACTACGTGGCCGTCAACTGCGGCGCGATTCCCGAGACGATCTTCGAGAGCGAGCTGTTCGGCCACGAGGCGGGCGCTTTCACCGGCGCGGCCAAACGCCAGGTCGGCAAGATCGAGCATGCGTCGGAAGGCACGCTGTTCCTGGACGAGATCGAGAGCCTGCCGCTGGCCATGCAGGTCAAGCTGCTGCGCGTGCTGCAGGAGCGCTACGTCGAACGCCTCGGATCGCTGCAGCCGGTGGCGGTGGACGTGCGCGTCATCGCTGCTTCCAAGGTGGACCTGCGCGAGCTGGTCGACCAGGGCCAGTTCCGCGCCGACCTGTACTACCGCCTGAACCTGATCGTGCTGCACATCCCGCCGCTGCGCGAACGGCGCGAGGACATTCCCCTGCTGTTCGAACACTTCATGCTGGACGCGGCCCGGCGCTATCGGCGCGACGTGCCGGTGCTGGCGCCCGCTCACCTGCAGGCGCTGCAGCGGCACGACTGGCCGGGCAATGTGCGCGAGCTGCGCAACGCGGCCGACCGCTACGTGCTGGGGCTGCCGAGCGCCCTGCCCGGCGTTGCCAGCGCCAGCGCGGCTACGGCATCGTCGTCGGCTTCGCTGGCGGACCAGGTCAGCGCGTTCGAGCGGTCCGTGATCGACGCCGCGCTGCGCGAGGCGGGCGGCAACGTCGCCAATGCCTGCGCGGCGTTGGGGTTGCCGAAGCAGACGCTGTATCACAAGATGCAGAAGCATGGGTTGGCGGCGGAAGACTATCGCTAG
- a CDS encoding sensor histidine kinase encodes MPIPPDTTTSQASEALAATSFAPQGRRRRLAHLAWGAALAGAIALGWVAYWWTEKISIERLRAAGAQRLEVYAASLENLLDKYDFLPHMLELDKNVLGLLEHPQDQERRLDVNTYLERLSRQAGSRIIYIVDLQGRTLAASNWRQKDSFVGDDIRFRPYLQNALSGRPSGFYGVGTTSGEPGYFYARGVHRDGRMLGVAVVKVNIEEQERGWVQGADKVMLADANGVLFLSSAPAYKYHTLLPLSARVRARLEQTRQYHGLPLPPLPIRRSDAQPDGTRVVTIGAPNGSEARGTITPPLLVQGRSLAPRQWTFLYLSDLSQARANARAAVLFAWVVYGFLTLLFLYVRQRLQAREQLQAAYNQLELKVAERTARLERTTQRLMDEAEVRRQAEQQLHRTQNELYQAGKMAVLGQMSASITHELNQPLTALRTMSDNAVLLFERGRIDEARQNLSKISQVVGRMGTITGKLKSFARKSNAELAPVSIHTAISNALVLVERRLQLDKVAFTLDINQGDVYALCDSNRLEQVLLNLMSNALDALGTLERDAPRALTIGVIEAAGTVRIRVADNGPGLTDEARERLFQPFFTTKPQGEGLGLGLAISEQIVRDFGGTLRPEETTTGACFVIELQAASVEKQDG; translated from the coding sequence ATGCCGATCCCGCCCGATACCACCACCAGCCAGGCCAGTGAGGCGCTTGCCGCCACGTCGTTCGCCCCACAAGGGCGACGCCGCCGGCTCGCCCACCTGGCCTGGGGCGCGGCACTGGCCGGGGCAATCGCCCTGGGCTGGGTCGCGTACTGGTGGACCGAGAAGATCAGCATTGAACGGCTGCGCGCGGCCGGGGCCCAGCGCCTCGAGGTGTACGCGGCCAGCCTGGAAAACCTGCTGGACAAATACGACTTCCTGCCGCACATGCTGGAGCTGGACAAGAATGTGCTGGGCCTGCTGGAGCATCCGCAGGACCAGGAGCGCCGGCTGGACGTGAATACCTACCTGGAACGCCTGTCGCGCCAGGCCGGCTCCCGCATCATCTACATCGTCGACCTGCAGGGCCGCACGCTGGCCGCCAGCAACTGGCGCCAGAAGGACAGCTTCGTGGGCGACGACATCCGCTTCCGTCCCTATCTGCAGAACGCGCTGAGCGGCCGCCCGAGCGGCTTCTATGGCGTGGGCACGACCAGCGGCGAACCCGGTTACTTCTACGCGCGCGGCGTGCACCGCGATGGCCGCATGCTCGGCGTGGCCGTCGTCAAGGTCAATATCGAGGAGCAGGAGCGCGGCTGGGTGCAAGGCGCGGACAAGGTGATGCTGGCCGATGCCAACGGCGTGCTGTTCCTGTCCTCGGCGCCCGCCTACAAGTATCACACGCTGCTGCCGCTGTCGGCCAGGGTACGCGCGCGCCTGGAACAGACGCGCCAATACCACGGCTTGCCGCTGCCGCCGCTGCCGATCCGGCGCTCGGACGCGCAGCCGGACGGCACCCGCGTGGTGACGATCGGTGCGCCCAACGGCAGCGAAGCACGCGGCACGATCACGCCGCCCCTGCTGGTGCAGGGGCGATCGCTGGCGCCGCGCCAATGGACGTTCCTGTACCTGTCCGACCTCAGCCAGGCGCGCGCCAACGCGCGCGCGGCCGTGCTGTTCGCCTGGGTGGTGTACGGCTTCCTGACACTGCTGTTCCTGTACGTGCGCCAGCGCCTGCAGGCCAGGGAACAACTGCAGGCCGCCTACAACCAGCTGGAGCTGAAGGTGGCGGAGCGCACGGCGCGGCTCGAGCGCACCACGCAGCGCCTGATGGACGAGGCGGAAGTGCGGCGCCAGGCAGAACAGCAGCTGCACCGCACCCAGAACGAGCTGTACCAGGCGGGCAAGATGGCCGTGCTGGGCCAGATGTCCGCCAGCATCACGCATGAGCTGAACCAGCCGCTGACGGCGTTGCGCACGATGTCGGACAATGCCGTGCTGCTGTTCGAGCGCGGCCGCATCGACGAAGCCCGGCAGAACCTGTCGAAGATCTCGCAGGTGGTGGGGCGCATGGGTACCATCACGGGCAAGCTGAAAAGCTTTGCGCGCAAGTCCAACGCCGAACTCGCGCCCGTGTCGATCCACACGGCGATTTCCAACGCCCTGGTGCTGGTGGAGCGACGCCTGCAACTGGACAAGGTGGCGTTCACGCTGGACATCAACCAGGGCGACGTTTACGCGCTGTGCGACAGCAACCGCCTGGAACAGGTGCTGCTCAACCTGATGAGCAACGCGCTCGATGCGCTGGGCACCCTGGAGCGCGACGCGCCGCGCGCGCTGACGATCGGCGTGATCGAGGCGGCGGGAACGGTACGGATCCGCGTCGCCGACAACGGGCCCGGCCTGACGGACGAAGCGCGGGAACGGCTGTTCCAGCCCTTCTTCACGACCAAGCCCCAAGGCGAGGGCCTGGGGCTGGGCCTGGCCATTTCTGAACAGATCGTGCGCGACTTCGGCGGCACATTGCGCCCCGAGGAGACAACGACCGGAGCCTGCTTCGTCATCGAATTGCAGGCCGCATCAGTGGAAAAACAAGATGGATGA